Proteins from a genomic interval of Pseudomonas paeninsulae:
- a CDS encoding cytochrome C oxidase subunit IV family protein, translating into MTHTGQQHPISLYLKIWGLLFVLSTFSYLVDYFHFSGYLRWALIITFMLLKAGLIVAIFMHMAWERLAMVYAILVPPLCLLVLVGLMASEADYIFLSRVLFFGQDITAQSP; encoded by the coding sequence ATGACGCACACTGGACAACAACATCCGATCAGCCTGTACCTGAAGATCTGGGGGCTGCTATTCGTCCTCAGCACCTTCTCCTACTTGGTCGACTACTTCCACTTCAGCGGGTATCTCAGGTGGGCGCTGATCATCACCTTCATGCTGCTGAAGGCCGGCTTGATCGTCGCCATTTTCATGCACATGGCCTGGGAGCGCCTGGCCATGGTCTACGCCATTCTCGTGCCGCCCCTGTGCCTGCTGGTGTTGGTGGGGCTCATGGCCAGCGAGGCGGACTATATCTTTCTCAGTCGAGTGCTTTTCTTTGGCCAAGACATAACCGCGCAGTCACCTTGA
- a CDS encoding magnesium transporter gives MNRHYYTSDNLDDLEAVEQELEAKGISTEQIHVLSEKDADVEQHHLHDVPSFMKQDVVHSGEIGAAVGVVLAILVLGGAYLLGWTATAAGWVPFIFLAIVLLGFCTWEGGFFGIQVPNTQFRRFRENLQEGKHVFFVDVEPEQEAVLEQVVNHHPALQVAGIGSAAPHWIVAWQHRWHQFKRTI, from the coding sequence ATGAATCGGCACTATTACACCAGTGACAATCTCGACGATCTTGAAGCCGTCGAGCAGGAGTTGGAGGCCAAGGGCATCAGCACCGAGCAGATTCATGTGCTCAGTGAAAAGGATGCCGATGTTGAGCAACATCACCTGCACGATGTGCCCTCCTTTATGAAGCAGGATGTTGTTCACTCCGGGGAGATCGGTGCAGCCGTCGGTGTGGTCCTTGCCATACTGGTGCTCGGTGGCGCCTATCTGTTGGGGTGGACCGCAACCGCTGCGGGCTGGGTGCCCTTTATCTTCCTGGCGATCGTGCTGCTGGGTTTCTGTACCTGGGAAGGTGGCTTTTTCGGTATCCAGGTGCCCAATACCCAATTCCGTCGCTTCAGGGAAAATCTACAAGAAGGCAAACACGTCTTTTTCGTCGATGTCGAGCCGGAGCAGGAAGCCGTGCTGGAGCAGGTGGTCAACCATCATCCTGCGCTGCAGGTCGCCGGCATAGGTTCGGCAGCCCCGCACTGGATCGTGGCCTGGCAGCACAGATGGCATCAGTTCAAACGAACGATCTAG
- a CDS encoding cytochrome c oxidase subunit 3: MNRQLLRNTDSIEPSGGWNPDAGMPSPAAMDSARTARVGLRLLLAVVSSLFLLFLIAFIIRSQVADWQPLTEPLAPLADSGALWLNTAALAGASIALQWARVAARRGNAQATLVGFALGGVLAITFLLGQLWVWQRFAAWGYFVASNPANSFFYLLTGLHGLHLLGGLVAWGRTLGKCLRHVPLARLASSVELCAIYWHYLLGLWLLLFALLTSTPQTYEAIAAFCGLR; encoded by the coding sequence ATGAACCGGCAGCTGCTGAGGAACACCGATAGCATCGAGCCCAGTGGCGGCTGGAACCCAGACGCTGGGATGCCCAGCCCTGCCGCGATGGATAGTGCACGCACCGCAAGAGTCGGCCTGCGCCTGTTGCTCGCAGTGGTCAGTTCGTTGTTCCTGCTCTTCCTGATCGCCTTCATCATTCGCTCGCAGGTGGCTGACTGGCAGCCGCTGACCGAGCCGTTGGCGCCCCTGGCCGACAGCGGCGCACTCTGGCTGAATACCGCCGCGCTGGCAGGCGCCAGCATCGCCCTGCAGTGGGCCCGCGTAGCCGCTCGCCGGGGTAACGCGCAGGCGACGTTGGTCGGCTTCGCCCTGGGCGGCGTGTTGGCGATCACCTTTCTGCTCGGGCAACTCTGGGTCTGGCAGCGGTTCGCCGCCTGGGGCTATTTCGTCGCCAGCAACCCGGCCAACAGCTTCTTCTACCTGCTCACTGGCCTGCACGGCCTGCACCTGCTGGGCGGCCTGGTGGCATGGGGCAGAACCCTGGGTAAATGCCTGCGGCACGTGCCCCTGGCGCGGCTCGCCAGCAGCGTCGAACTCTGCGCCATCTACTGGCATTACCTGCTGGGGCTGTGGCTGCTGCTCTTCGCCCTGCTGACCAGCACACCGCAAACCTATGAGGCCATTGCCGCATTCTGCGGCCTGAGGTGA
- a CDS encoding heme-copper oxidase subunit III family protein: MAAHSATPEDRPALAPDASAAGWQGIAGDWSSDKDAFKQVPWGKAMMWIFLLSDTFIFTCFLTGYMAVRMTTTEPWPNTSEVFALTIAGNHIPLILIAIMTFVLISSSGTMAMAVNYAYRRNRGKTAALILATAFCGAAFVSMQAFEWSKLIAEGVRPWGNPMGAAQFGASFFMITGFHGLHVSIGVLYLCIIAWKVLRGDYERSGNYQNVEIAGLYWHFVDLVWVFIFAFFYLW, encoded by the coding sequence ATGGCAGCGCACTCAGCAACACCCGAAGATCGCCCAGCGCTTGCACCCGATGCATCTGCCGCGGGCTGGCAGGGCATCGCCGGCGACTGGTCGTCGGATAAGGATGCGTTCAAGCAGGTGCCTTGGGGGAAGGCGATGATGTGGATCTTCCTGCTCAGCGACACCTTTATCTTCACCTGCTTCCTGACCGGCTATATGGCGGTGCGCATGACCACCACAGAGCCCTGGCCAAATACCAGCGAAGTCTTCGCCCTGACCATCGCCGGCAATCACATTCCGCTGATCCTGATCGCCATCATGACCTTCGTGCTGATCAGCAGCAGCGGCACCATGGCCATGGCAGTCAACTACGCCTACCGCCGCAACCGCGGCAAGACCGCCGCCCTGATTCTGGCCACCGCCTTCTGCGGCGCGGCCTTCGTCAGCATGCAGGCGTTCGAATGGAGCAAGCTGATAGCCGAAGGCGTACGTCCCTGGGGCAACCCCATGGGCGCGGCGCAATTTGGCGCGAGCTTTTTCATGATCACCGGGTTCCACGGCCTGCACGTGTCGATCGGCGTGCTCTACCTGTGCATCATCGCGTGGAAGGTGTTACGCGGGGACTACGAGCGCTCCGGCAACTATCAGAACGTCGAGATAGCCGGGCTGTACTGGCACTTCGTCGATCTGGTGTGGGTGTTTATCTTCGCTTTCTTCTATCTGTGGTAG
- a CDS encoding nitrate/nitrite transporter, giving the protein MNNSFWKAGHTPTLFAAFLYFDLSFMVWYLLGPLAVQIATDLDLTAQQRGLMVATPILAGAVLRLLMGFLADRLSPKTAGLLGQVAVITALFCAWQIGIESYEQALLFGLFLGFAGAAFAVALPLASQWYPPEHQGKAMGIAGAGNSGTVLAALFAPGLAALFGWQNVFGWALIPLLITLVIFALMAKNSPERPKPKAAADYLHALGDRDSWWFMFFYSVTFGGFIGLASALPGYFSDQYGLNPVTAGYYTAACVCAGSLMRPLGGALADRIGGIRSLLMMYTLASLSIAAVGFNLSSSTAALALFVTAMLGLGAGNGAVFQLVPQRFRREIGVMTGLIGMAGGIGGFLLAAGLGAIKQQTGDYQLALWFFASLGVLAWFGLYSVKRRWRTTWGSAAVTAARV; this is encoded by the coding sequence ATGAATAACAGTTTCTGGAAAGCCGGCCATACACCGACGCTGTTCGCCGCCTTCCTCTATTTCGACTTGAGCTTCATGGTCTGGTACCTCCTCGGCCCCCTGGCCGTGCAAATTGCTACCGACCTCGATCTGACTGCGCAACAACGCGGCCTGATGGTCGCCACACCAATCCTGGCAGGCGCCGTGCTGCGCCTGCTCATGGGCTTTCTGGCCGACCGCCTATCGCCCAAGACTGCCGGGTTGCTCGGTCAGGTGGCGGTCATCACGGCCTTGTTCTGCGCCTGGCAGATCGGTATTGAAAGCTACGAGCAAGCCTTGTTGTTCGGCCTGTTCCTCGGCTTTGCCGGTGCCGCCTTTGCCGTCGCCCTGCCGCTGGCCTCGCAGTGGTATCCACCTGAGCACCAGGGCAAAGCCATGGGCATCGCCGGCGCGGGCAACTCCGGCACCGTACTGGCGGCGCTGTTCGCCCCGGGCCTGGCGGCCTTGTTCGGCTGGCAGAACGTGTTCGGCTGGGCGCTGATTCCGTTGCTGATCACCTTGGTGATCTTTGCCCTGATGGCGAAGAACTCGCCTGAGCGGCCCAAGCCGAAGGCCGCGGCCGACTACCTGCACGCGTTGGGCGACCGCGATAGCTGGTGGTTCATGTTCTTCTACAGTGTCACCTTCGGCGGTTTCATTGGCCTGGCCAGTGCTCTGCCTGGTTATTTCAGCGATCAGTACGGCCTCAATCCAGTCACCGCCGGCTACTATACGGCCGCCTGCGTCTGCGCCGGCAGCCTGATGCGCCCGCTTGGTGGCGCTCTGGCCGACCGCATCGGTGGCATCCGTTCGCTGCTGATGATGTACACCCTGGCCTCGCTGAGCATCGCCGCCGTTGGCTTTAACCTGTCGAGTTCAACCGCGGCGCTGGCCCTGTTTGTCACTGCAATGCTCGGCCTGGGCGCAGGTAATGGTGCGGTGTTCCAGCTGGTGCCACAGCGCTTTCGGCGGGAGATTGGCGTCATGACCGGCTTGATCGGTATGGCCGGCGGCATCGGCGGTTTCCTCCTAGCCGCAGGCCTGGGGGCGATCAAGCAACAGACCGGCGACTATCAGTTGGCCCTGTGGTTTTTTGCCAGCCTCGGTGTATTGGCCTGGTTCGGCCTATATAGCGTCAAACGCCGTTGGCGCACCACCTGGGGCTCGGCCGCCGTCACTGCGGCAAGAGTGTAG
- a CDS encoding bifunctional protein-serine/threonine kinase/phosphatase: MALQLIFGEASATGPRPENQDAIRVVTPAPALAASKGYLFALADGVSQCADGGLAARATLQALALDYYATPETWAVAQSLDRLLVAHNRWLQANGGGQPLLTTLTALVLRGRRFTLAHVGDCRAYRWHAGQLQRITEDHVWEQQGMQHVLKRAMGLDQHLVVDYLDGELREGESFLMVSDGVWATLGDPGIQRILHDERDPAAATRALVSAAHLAGSQDNASALLVRVEGLPENALADTLAQLEHWPLPPKLRAGQDFEGWQVERLLAESRQSLIYRVRDGQARRWLLKTLPASRVDDPQAGPALLLEEWFLRRVAGRYFAEVHPLPQRQHLYYLQREYAGQTLAEQLRLSGPLGLPDWLDLAPRLVRALGMLHRRNILHRDIKPENLLWGDDGELRVLDFGLAYCPGLSRDEPNDLPGTPSYIAPEAFTGVAPSAQQDLYAAGVTLYHLLTGHYPYGEIEAFQHPRFGSATPASRYRPDLPSWIDESLSRAVSAEPKQRYETAEEWLLALEQGERQSLSSRPRPLLEREPVKVWCTVALVSLLANLTLLVLLLK, encoded by the coding sequence ATGGCCCTGCAACTCATCTTCGGCGAAGCCAGCGCTACCGGTCCGCGCCCAGAAAACCAGGACGCCATTCGCGTGGTGACCCCAGCTCCGGCCCTGGCGGCGAGCAAGGGTTACCTGTTCGCCCTGGCCGACGGTGTCAGCCAATGCGCCGACGGCGGCCTGGCCGCTCGGGCGACCCTGCAAGCGCTGGCGCTGGACTACTACGCCACCCCGGAAACCTGGGCAGTGGCGCAATCGCTGGATCGTCTACTGGTTGCGCACAATCGCTGGTTACAAGCCAATGGTGGTGGCCAGCCGTTGCTGACCACCCTCACCGCCCTGGTGCTGCGCGGCCGGCGCTTCACCCTGGCGCATGTCGGCGACTGCCGAGCCTATCGCTGGCACGCAGGCCAACTCCAGCGCATCACTGAAGACCACGTCTGGGAACAACAGGGCATGCAGCATGTGCTCAAACGTGCCATGGGCCTGGACCAACATCTGGTAGTCGACTACCTGGACGGTGAGTTGCGCGAGGGCGAGAGCTTCCTGATGGTCAGTGATGGCGTCTGGGCGACACTCGGCGACCCGGGTATCCAGCGCATCCTGCACGATGAGCGAGACCCTGCCGCCGCGACCCGCGCGCTGGTCAGTGCCGCTCACCTGGCCGGTAGTCAGGACAATGCCAGCGCCTTGCTGGTGAGGGTCGAGGGCCTGCCGGAAAACGCCTTGGCCGATACCCTAGCCCAACTCGAGCATTGGCCCTTGCCGCCGAAACTGCGCGCAGGCCAGGACTTCGAAGGCTGGCAGGTCGAGCGCTTGCTGGCCGAGTCGCGCCAGTCGCTGATCTACCGCGTACGCGATGGCCAGGCGCGCCGCTGGCTGTTGAAGACCCTGCCCGCCAGTCGCGTCGACGACCCGCAAGCAGGCCCTGCCCTGCTGCTCGAGGAATGGTTCTTGCGCCGAGTGGCCGGACGCTACTTCGCCGAAGTCCATCCTCTGCCGCAACGCCAGCACCTGTACTACCTGCAGCGCGAATACGCCGGGCAGACCCTGGCCGAACAGCTGCGCCTGTCCGGCCCTCTCGGCCTGCCCGACTGGCTGGATCTCGCCCCGCGCCTGGTAAGGGCCCTGGGCATGCTGCATCGGCGCAATATTCTGCACCGCGACATCAAGCCGGAAAACCTGTTGTGGGGTGACGACGGCGAACTGCGCGTGCTGGATTTCGGTCTGGCTTACTGCCCTGGCCTGTCTCGCGATGAGCCCAATGACCTGCCTGGCACCCCCAGCTACATTGCTCCGGAGGCCTTTACCGGCGTCGCACCCAGCGCCCAACAAGATCTCTATGCAGCAGGCGTGACCCTCTACCACCTGCTTACCGGCCACTATCCCTATGGCGAGATCGAGGCTTTCCAGCACCCCCGCTTCGGCAGCGCAACGCCGGCCAGCCGCTATCGCCCCGACTTGCCGAGCTGGATCGACGAGAGCCTCAGTCGCGCGGTCAGCGCGGAGCCGAAGCAACGTTACGAGACCGCCGAGGAGTGGCTACTGGCTCTGGAACAGGGTGAGCGCCAGTCACTGAGCAGCAGGCCGCGTCCATTGCTCGAACGCGAACCGGTGAAAGTCTGGTGCACCGTGGCCCTGGTGTCCTTACTCGCGAATCTGACCCTGCTGGTACTGCTGCTGAAGTAA